From Streptosporangiales bacterium, the proteins below share one genomic window:
- a CDS encoding UbiD family decarboxylase — MIDVRSLRSTIEGLAAAGRLVRTDVPVDPDVQFAAVQKRMDGGPPVLFEQVKGYDHARFVMNLFAQQETIDLLFGFDGATVRTSRIAEAIRKPLAPRTVSRDEAPVQQVVHTEDLRPAEYVVPIRHTEQEEEATFGSGVTLLSGRFFGGGNHIGYNRQNFRWGDTGTFQIAPGSHMWMASAEFYGKERLPLTINFGLPPAVTLAAGAGFDYVVLPYGSDELGVAGALQGAPVDLVPAVSVPDAFAVANAEYVIEGYLDPTDRRYETERSEETNQQGEHPFHPEWAGYMGKAYRAPTFQITAITHRQLTDRPMIQPMIVHGSEENNIQTSVRTAALYELGNRIMPGLVADVHIPFAMTDWGGAIFQIDKRSKVDEGYQRNVLVSALASSRGMRIAIAVDKDIDIYSTDDVLWALTTRVDPNDDMIVPVPGGAGQAFQPSERSSAGRGGSGTAFEGGLAIDATIPYGTADQFDRPRYAVDQIDLSHWFTDDVVRKVEEEQRGWLKLLAQSGQ; from the coding sequence ATGATCGACGTCCGCAGCTTGCGGTCGACCATCGAAGGACTGGCCGCCGCCGGGCGACTCGTACGCACCGACGTGCCCGTAGATCCCGACGTCCAGTTCGCGGCCGTGCAGAAGCGCATGGACGGCGGCCCGCCGGTCCTGTTCGAACAGGTCAAGGGGTACGACCACGCCAGGTTCGTGATGAACCTGTTCGCACAGCAGGAGACCATCGACCTGCTGTTCGGTTTCGACGGCGCCACCGTTCGTACAAGCCGGATCGCGGAGGCGATCCGCAAGCCGCTCGCGCCGCGCACGGTGTCCAGGGACGAGGCGCCCGTCCAGCAGGTGGTGCACACAGAGGATCTCAGGCCGGCCGAGTACGTCGTGCCGATCCGGCACACCGAGCAGGAGGAGGAAGCCACCTTCGGCAGTGGCGTCACGCTCCTGTCCGGCCGGTTCTTCGGCGGCGGCAACCACATCGGCTACAACCGGCAGAACTTCCGCTGGGGCGACACCGGCACCTTCCAGATCGCGCCAGGCAGCCACATGTGGATGGCATCGGCGGAGTTCTACGGCAAGGAACGGCTGCCGCTCACCATCAACTTCGGCCTGCCGCCCGCCGTGACGTTGGCCGCAGGAGCCGGTTTCGACTACGTGGTGCTGCCGTACGGCAGCGACGAGCTCGGCGTGGCCGGCGCACTGCAGGGCGCTCCCGTCGACCTGGTGCCGGCCGTCTCTGTGCCTGACGCGTTCGCCGTGGCGAACGCCGAGTACGTGATCGAGGGCTACCTGGACCCGACCGACCGTAGATACGAGACCGAGCGGTCGGAGGAGACCAACCAGCAGGGCGAGCATCCGTTCCACCCGGAGTGGGCCGGCTATATGGGCAAGGCGTACCGCGCGCCGACCTTCCAGATCACTGCCATCACGCACCGCCAGCTGACCGACCGGCCGATGATCCAGCCGATGATCGTGCACGGCTCGGAGGAGAACAACATCCAGACGAGCGTCCGGACGGCTGCGCTGTACGAGCTGGGCAACCGGATCATGCCTGGACTGGTTGCCGACGTGCACATCCCGTTCGCGATGACCGACTGGGGCGGTGCGATCTTCCAGATCGACAAGAGGAGCAAGGTCGACGAGGGCTACCAGCGCAACGTGCTGGTGTCCGCGCTGGCCAGCTCGCGCGGCATGCGCATCGCCATCGCCGTAGACAAGGACATCGACATCTACAGCACCGACGACGTGCTGTGGGCGTTGACCACCCGGGTCGACCCGAACGACGACATGATCGTGCCCGTGCCGGGTGGCGCCGGCCAGGCGTTCCAGCCGAGCGAGCGGTCCTCGGCCGGCCGCGGCGGCTCGGGCACCGCGTTCGAAGGCGGTCTCGCCATCGACGCGACGATCCCGTACGGGACGGCGGACCAGTTCGACCGGCCGAGGTACGCGGTCGACCAGATCGACCTGTCGCACTGGTTCACCGACGACGTGGTGCGGAAGGTCGAAGAAGAGCAGCGGGGGTGGCTGAAGCTGCTAGCCCAGTCCGGGCAGTAG
- a CDS encoding TetR family transcriptional regulator, with the protein MVALERDDATAVDTPDGFGGQRVGSRGKKAEQRKASVERLMTLARKHFIERGYDATTVDQIAAGAGMSKGAVYFYFKSKANLLLALIDEAEQLTVEPAVEAVRGARGSARDQLVAFLHAQSVAGQEHADRMMLVILMSIELHGRDGPVEERLIAVNESMKKLLSGVVTAGKRQGVFTKKVPAKELVSIIMAVNQGCFLEWYRNGDQLDGHQLVRALRTTVLQGVLVDAGHGGSGGDE; encoded by the coding sequence ATGGTTGCTCTCGAGCGCGACGACGCCACCGCTGTCGACACTCCCGATGGGTTCGGGGGACAGCGGGTGGGGTCGCGCGGGAAGAAGGCGGAGCAGCGCAAGGCGAGCGTCGAGCGGCTGATGACGCTGGCGCGCAAGCACTTCATCGAGCGTGGTTACGACGCCACCACCGTGGACCAGATCGCTGCGGGCGCCGGCATGAGCAAGGGCGCCGTGTACTTCTACTTCAAGAGCAAGGCGAACCTGCTGCTCGCCCTCATCGACGAGGCGGAGCAGCTGACCGTCGAGCCCGCCGTCGAGGCGGTACGGGGTGCCAGGGGGTCCGCGCGCGACCAGCTGGTGGCGTTCCTGCACGCGCAGTCCGTCGCGGGTCAGGAGCACGCCGACCGGATGATGCTGGTCATCCTGATGTCGATCGAGCTGCACGGCCGTGACGGCCCGGTGGAGGAACGCCTGATCGCCGTCAACGAGTCGATGAAGAAGCTGCTCAGCGGTGTGGTGACCGCGGGCAAGCGGCAGGGGGTATTCACCAAGAAGGTGCCGGCGAAGGAGCTCGTCAGCATCATCATGGCGGTCAACCAGGGCTGTTTCCTCGAGTGGTACAGGAACGGCGATCAGCTCGACGGACATCAGCTCGTACGCGCGCTCAGGACCACGGTCCTGCAGGGCGTCCTGGTCGATGCCGGGCACGGCGGCAGTGGAGGCGATGAGTGA
- a CDS encoding enoyl-CoA hydratase/isomerase family protein: MTYDEYEFLEISRRERVLTIALNRPEKLNAINGGLHEELSRVFDDLNRDRDIDVAILTGAGRAFCAGGDADWLDTLIEDPLGWEQLSEENRRTMMGILECRQPIIAKLNGTAAGLGATLALFCDVVIASDKAKIGDPHVKVGLVAGDGGSAIWPYLIGYARAREFLYTGELLTAQRAADIGLINRCVPADELDAEVDAFADQLANGAIRAIQWTKQAVNAPLREIVAQNLELSLALEAKSNLTVDHQEGINALREKRPAKFVGR, from the coding sequence GTGACCTACGACGAGTACGAGTTCCTCGAGATCAGCCGCCGCGAGCGGGTGTTGACCATCGCGCTCAACCGGCCGGAGAAGCTCAACGCGATCAACGGCGGGCTGCACGAGGAACTGTCCCGGGTGTTCGACGACCTGAACAGGGACAGGGACATCGACGTGGCGATCCTGACCGGCGCCGGCCGTGCGTTCTGCGCCGGCGGCGACGCCGACTGGCTGGACACCCTCATCGAGGACCCGCTCGGCTGGGAGCAGCTGAGCGAGGAGAACCGCCGCACGATGATGGGCATCCTGGAGTGCCGGCAGCCGATCATCGCGAAGCTGAACGGCACCGCAGCCGGGCTCGGTGCGACCCTTGCGCTGTTCTGCGACGTGGTCATCGCGTCCGACAAGGCGAAGATCGGTGACCCCCACGTAAAGGTCGGGCTGGTCGCGGGCGACGGCGGCAGCGCGATCTGGCCGTACCTCATCGGCTACGCCCGCGCCCGCGAGTTCCTCTACACCGGCGAGCTCCTCACGGCGCAGCGGGCGGCGGACATCGGCCTGATCAACAGGTGTGTGCCCGCAGACGAGCTCGACGCCGAGGTGGACGCATTCGCGGACCAGCTCGCGAACGGTGCGATCCGCGCGATCCAGTGGACGAAGCAGGCGGTGAACGCGCCGCTGCGGGAGATCGTGGCGCAGAACCTCGAGCTCTCCCTCGCGCTGGAAGCCAAGTCGAACCTCACGGTCGACCACCAAGAGGGCATCAACGCCCTGCGGGAGAAGCGGCCGGCGAAGTTCGTCGGACGGTAA
- a CDS encoding AMP-binding protein, with protein MTETFSRLAESGTAYSSEWYEWRDPEIPAQLSPTWYLLDKHLETDRADKAALVADGVPYTYRELAALVERVTAGLAELGVAPGCRLLMVGTDSVEYVALWLACVRAGVIPVVVSDQVKPGQLAYYLLDVEPAVLYVDAAHLTKLGEAVGEVGHAPPTVVVRGDATAAGSELAAARVEPMQRLTDCAAQPPAPVSLHANDIAYMLYSGSTTGPAKGVTHLAHDFLLVPERQGAYWEYTESDVVHATSKKFFTHGLWPGVLIPLYWGSTAVVSSDVPSGESVVEIVEKHRPTKLITVPTTVKAILRYADESGRRPDFSSVGLVVTASEQVPTEIAVRFDELFGLELMDSIGSSEVTYEWIANRQRDYRRGTLGRPVFGYEIKLVGADGDEVTEAGVEGEAWVRSNTACLFYWRKFDASRNTFVGPWTRTGDMLKLTEDGYFQFVGRRDDLFKVSGMWVSPLEVEGAIATSPVVHEVAVVGAPDDNGLTKPVAFVVLRGGEDPTDELADDLRTRVRKVGGYKVPSVVRFVDALPRTPLMKINRRALRELDS; from the coding sequence ATGACAGAGACGTTCTCGCGGCTTGCGGAGTCAGGAACCGCGTACTCGTCCGAGTGGTACGAGTGGCGAGACCCGGAGATTCCTGCTCAGCTGAGCCCTACCTGGTACTTGCTCGACAAGCACCTGGAGACCGATCGCGCCGACAAGGCGGCCCTGGTCGCCGACGGTGTGCCGTACACCTACCGGGAGCTGGCCGCTCTCGTCGAGCGGGTGACAGCGGGGCTCGCCGAGCTCGGTGTGGCACCCGGCTGCCGGCTGCTCATGGTCGGCACCGACAGCGTGGAGTACGTCGCGCTGTGGCTCGCCTGCGTGCGCGCCGGCGTGATCCCCGTGGTCGTGTCCGACCAGGTGAAGCCAGGGCAGCTCGCGTACTACCTGCTGGACGTGGAACCGGCGGTGCTGTACGTCGACGCGGCACACCTGACGAAGCTCGGTGAGGCAGTGGGCGAGGTCGGCCACGCGCCACCTACGGTCGTCGTCCGCGGCGACGCCACCGCGGCCGGCAGCGAGCTTGCGGCCGCAAGGGTCGAGCCGATGCAGCGGCTGACCGACTGTGCGGCGCAGCCACCGGCGCCGGTGTCACTGCACGCCAACGACATCGCGTACATGCTGTACTCGGGCAGCACCACCGGACCGGCGAAGGGCGTCACCCACTTGGCGCACGACTTCCTGCTCGTCCCCGAGCGCCAGGGGGCGTACTGGGAGTACACCGAGTCGGACGTGGTGCATGCGACGTCGAAGAAGTTCTTCACGCACGGGCTGTGGCCAGGTGTGCTGATCCCGCTGTACTGGGGGAGCACGGCGGTGGTCAGCAGCGACGTGCCGAGCGGTGAGTCGGTCGTCGAGATCGTGGAGAAGCACCGGCCGACCAAGCTGATCACCGTGCCGACGACGGTCAAGGCGATCCTGCGCTACGCGGACGAGTCGGGGCGCCGGCCGGACTTCTCGAGTGTCGGTCTGGTGGTCACTGCCTCCGAGCAGGTGCCGACCGAGATCGCCGTACGCTTCGACGAGCTGTTCGGCCTGGAGCTGATGGACTCGATCGGTTCGTCCGAGGTCACCTACGAGTGGATCGCCAACAGGCAGCGCGACTACCGGCGCGGCACGCTCGGCCGGCCGGTCTTCGGTTACGAGATCAAGCTGGTCGGCGCCGACGGCGACGAGGTGACCGAGGCCGGTGTGGAAGGGGAGGCATGGGTGCGCAGCAACACCGCCTGTCTCTTCTACTGGCGGAAGTTCGACGCGTCGCGGAATACGTTCGTGGGCCCGTGGACTCGTACCGGCGACATGCTGAAGCTCACCGAGGACGGCTACTTCCAGTTCGTCGGCAGGCGGGACGACCTGTTCAAGGTGAGCGGCATGTGGGTGTCGCCGCTCGAGGTGGAGGGCGCGATCGCCACCAGCCCGGTGGTGCATGAGGTTGCGGTCGTCGGCGCACCGGACGACAACGGCCTCACGAAGCCCGTCGCGTTCGTCGTGTTGCGCGGCGGTGAGGATCCGACCGACGAGCTCGCCGACGACCTGCGGACCAGGGTGCGCAAGGTCGGCGGCTACAAGGTGCCGAGCGTCGTGAGGTTCGTGGATGCGCTACCGCGTACCCCGTTGATGAAGATCAACAGAAGGGCACTGCGCGAGCTCGACTCTTGA
- a CDS encoding phenylacetic acid degradation b gives MSEPAAVRKTFDPERERGGLTPRYYEVFARKSSDDHLAHVGSVEAPNDDLAQVRAWYIYDQHSWKEMCVVPTEAIIPVRIGKHSTRIKMA, from the coding sequence ATGAGCGAACCGGCTGCGGTGCGGAAGACGTTCGACCCGGAGCGCGAACGCGGCGGGCTGACGCCCCGCTACTACGAGGTCTTCGCGCGGAAGAGCTCCGACGACCACCTCGCCCACGTGGGTTCTGTGGAGGCGCCCAACGACGATCTCGCGCAGGTGCGCGCCTGGTACATCTACGACCAGCACTCCTGGAAGGAGATGTGCGTGGTGCCCACCGAGGCGATCATCCCCGTCAGAATCGGCAAACACTCGACCCGGATCAAGATGGCCTGA
- a CDS encoding phenylacetic acid catabolic family protein, with protein MTQVMDRADDARERALRQRVKAGYQLEDPSEMTPRYRDVLVNTMHIAADLEVVTLPTYSPAIRTSPTLDDKIAIASACQDELGHAQVMYRLLEEFGYDTQSFLFERDPQEWRTFQMLEFPHEDYIESVVSMCYGDRAGYITTVDLEENCSFAPFARSLRKVNFEETFHIGHGERWVRFFWNLNEKSRKRVQQAVEFYFPLCAAWFGVPDEMKKRTDQLAYKIRGASNDEMRQKWLSQVVPFSESLGIRVPAHYDEESGKFVLDYEPPIYLDEKTRTWDYDRQITWEEQFKIWKKGSRHKVPSITRLHHEVYGEDLW; from the coding sequence ATGACACAGGTGATGGACCGCGCCGACGACGCGAGGGAGCGGGCGCTGCGGCAGCGGGTCAAGGCCGGCTACCAGCTCGAGGACCCGAGTGAGATGACGCCCAGGTACCGCGACGTGCTGGTGAATACCATGCACATCGCCGCGGACCTCGAGGTCGTCACCCTGCCGACGTACTCGCCCGCGATCAGGACCTCGCCCACGCTCGACGACAAGATCGCCATCGCGTCGGCCTGCCAGGACGAGCTCGGCCACGCCCAGGTGATGTACCGGCTGCTCGAGGAGTTCGGGTACGACACGCAGAGCTTCCTGTTCGAGCGCGACCCGCAGGAGTGGCGCACGTTCCAGATGCTGGAGTTCCCGCACGAGGACTACATCGAGTCGGTCGTCTCCATGTGCTACGGCGACCGCGCCGGCTACATCACGACCGTCGACCTGGAGGAGAACTGCTCGTTCGCGCCGTTCGCGCGCTCGCTGCGGAAGGTGAACTTCGAGGAGACGTTCCACATCGGGCACGGCGAGCGCTGGGTGCGGTTTTTCTGGAACCTCAACGAGAAGTCGCGCAAGCGGGTGCAGCAGGCGGTGGAGTTCTACTTCCCGCTCTGTGCCGCCTGGTTCGGCGTCCCCGACGAGATGAAGAAGCGCACCGACCAGCTGGCGTACAAGATCCGTGGCGCGTCGAACGACGAGATGCGGCAGAAGTGGCTGTCGCAGGTGGTGCCGTTCAGCGAGTCGCTCGGCATCCGGGTGCCCGCGCACTACGACGAGGAGAGCGGCAAGTTCGTCCTCGACTACGAGCCACCGATCTACCTGGACGAGAAGACCCGCACCTGGGACTACGACAGGCAGATCACCTGGGAAGAGCAGTTCAAGATCTGGAAGAAGGGCAGCAGGCACAAGGTGCCGTCCATCACCAGACTGCACCACGAGGTGTACGGCGAGGACCTGTGGTGA
- a CDS encoding DUF59 domain-containing protein, whose protein sequence is MTTQAEVVEALEDVHDPHVPVSLRSMGMLAGVEVSGEHVQVEVCIPCMACPASEFITEQVRERVLALDGVTSVDVTPGFHLYWDRESVDPKARELLRTAGIQL, encoded by the coding sequence ATGACCACACAGGCGGAAGTCGTCGAGGCGCTCGAGGACGTGCACGACCCGCACGTCCCCGTGAGCTTGCGCAGCATGGGCATGCTCGCCGGCGTGGAGGTGAGCGGTGAGCACGTGCAGGTGGAGGTGTGCATCCCTTGTATGGCTTGCCCGGCGTCGGAGTTCATCACCGAGCAGGTACGGGAGCGGGTGCTCGCGCTCGACGGTGTGACGTCGGTCGACGTGACTCCCGGGTTCCACCTGTACTGGGACCGCGAGTCGGTCGATCCGAAGGCGCGTGAGCTGTTACGAACCGCCGGCATCCAGCTCTGA
- a CDS encoding AMP-binding protein, which yields MSNWIYEFENQVHHRGRAVAIVHDGRSFTYDELNRSASSFAHWLREIGAGRVATYLTNCYEFYVVQFGTVKAGAVSVATNYMFGEETLRYVLQDSSADVLVVAEKDLAEAKSAAAGTNVRYLVTLDGPGNDQVTSLRQVLTDYPEHIVSMPKDDGDLFNVTYTSGTTGTPKGVMKTHRNIGAHVSNLVHAWKLTPESRWLCAGPVYHTSGLESSSLPVLAAGGSVISLRWKPDAFFEHVDRYRPDAAYIAGAMIVDIADYEHPERYDLSSLRFVIAGGAPMPARAYQKILDRYEFTVCERLGMTEAGIIFVDRVGRPGSYEPRDELPGHRIGSCGSPLYNQTQFRLVDPVTNDVRSVGEGELQVRGDSVFAGYLNMPERTKQSFTDDGWFISGDIVRIEDDHVWHLGRRDEIIISGGENVSPRSVEKVVESHPAVVEAVAFPLPHERWGQEVCVAVVLQPDATVTADELLDFCKTGGGLAKYEVPKQVFITDDLPRTPTQSVPRAKLTQRYATATKEPA from the coding sequence GTGTCCAACTGGATCTATGAGTTCGAGAACCAGGTGCACCACCGTGGCCGTGCCGTCGCGATCGTGCACGACGGCCGGTCCTTCACCTACGACGAGCTGAACCGGTCGGCGTCGAGCTTCGCGCACTGGCTGCGCGAGATCGGAGCCGGCCGGGTTGCCACCTACCTGACGAACTGCTACGAGTTCTACGTCGTGCAGTTCGGCACGGTGAAAGCCGGCGCGGTCAGCGTCGCGACGAACTACATGTTCGGCGAGGAGACGCTGCGTTACGTATTGCAGGACTCCTCGGCGGACGTCCTCGTGGTGGCGGAGAAGGACCTGGCCGAGGCCAAGTCGGCGGCCGCCGGCACGAACGTGCGCTACCTGGTCACCCTCGACGGCCCAGGGAACGACCAGGTGACGTCGCTGCGGCAGGTGCTCACCGACTACCCTGAGCACATCGTGTCGATGCCGAAGGACGACGGCGACCTGTTCAACGTCACCTACACGAGCGGCACGACCGGCACGCCAAAGGGCGTGATGAAGACGCACCGCAACATCGGCGCGCACGTGTCGAACCTCGTACATGCGTGGAAGCTGACACCGGAGAGCCGGTGGCTGTGTGCGGGCCCCGTGTACCACACGTCCGGTCTGGAGTCCTCGTCGTTGCCGGTGCTCGCCGCCGGTGGTTCCGTGATCTCGCTGCGGTGGAAGCCGGACGCGTTCTTCGAGCACGTCGACAGGTACCGGCCGGACGCCGCGTACATCGCGGGCGCGATGATCGTGGACATCGCCGACTACGAGCATCCGGAGCGGTACGACCTCTCCAGCCTGCGGTTCGTCATCGCCGGCGGTGCACCGATGCCCGCCCGCGCCTACCAGAAGATCCTCGACCGTTATGAGTTCACCGTGTGCGAGCGGCTGGGCATGACCGAGGCTGGGATCATCTTCGTCGACCGGGTCGGGCGGCCGGGGTCGTACGAGCCGCGCGACGAGCTGCCGGGTCATCGGATCGGCTCGTGTGGCAGCCCGTTGTACAACCAGACCCAGTTCAGGCTCGTCGACCCGGTGACCAATGACGTCAGGTCGGTCGGTGAGGGCGAGCTGCAGGTGCGCGGTGACTCGGTCTTCGCCGGTTACCTGAACATGCCGGAGCGCACGAAGCAGTCGTTCACCGACGACGGCTGGTTCATCAGCGGCGACATCGTACGGATCGAGGACGACCACGTCTGGCACCTCGGCAGGCGCGACGAGATCATCATCAGCGGCGGCGAGAACGTCAGCCCCCGTTCGGTGGAGAAGGTCGTCGAGTCGCACCCGGCCGTGGTCGAGGCGGTCGCCTTCCCGCTTCCGCACGAGCGTTGGGGCCAGGAGGTGTGCGTGGCCGTCGTCCTGCAACCGGACGCCACGGTCACTGCCGACGAGCTGCTCGACTTCTGCAAGACCGGCGGTGGGCTGGCCAAGTACGAGGTGCCGAAGCAGGTGTTCATCACCGACGACCTGCCGAGGACACCGACACAGTCGGTGCCCAGGGCGAAGCTGACGCAGCGGTACGCCACCGCGACGAAGGAGCCGGCATGA